atatgggcaccagtttgagtcctggctgctccacttccaatccatgtctctgctaatgtgcctgggacggcagcagaggacggcctaaATTCCTGGGCCCACGCACCCATGTGGtggacctagatggagctcctggatcctgcccagcccagccctggccacttggggaatggaccagcacgagaaagatctgtcactctgccttgcaaattaaaaagacaaaaagcagCTCCCCTTTGAGCAGTCCAGCATTCCTCCTAAAATTTTTTCAATGGTAGCAACTATCCCACCTCCTGAGCCTCAGGTGGCCATAGGATCTAACAATCCGTTATATGTCGTATCATGGGTCAACTCCCTGCCATGAAGTAAGGAGACCTGAAAATCCTCCATCCTGTCTGGGCAAACATTTCCAAGTATCTACATATCATGGCAAGCGTCTGCCTACGCCTCACTCTCTAGCACCCCTTTCTGAAGCAACCCAAGTTACTAAGCTGTAGGCAGTAGAAAAACACAATTTAAGGAATGAGCTAAAAGGATACCAAATAACTCAAACTaaaagcactgtggcacagcacataaagctgtgccggcgtcccataagggcactagttcgagtcctgactgctttacttctcatccaactctttgctatggcctaggaaagcagaagatgtcccaagtccttgggcccctgcacccgcatgggagacccagaagctgctcctggctcatggctttggatcggcacagttctggccattgcagccatttggggagtgaaccaatggatggacgatcattctctctgcctctgcctctctgtctatcaaataactaaatcttaagaaaaataaataaatgaactaggttaagaaaaagataaatgaacTAGGTTAAGAAAAAGACAATAACTACAGTGGTTTTGGAAAATCTATACAGAAAGAACTAAATACTAATAATCACATCAAGATGCTACCACAGAAAAAAAGCTTTGCTTTTCTGTACTTGAGTAGTCCAGTAAAAAGTTAaagcccagggccggcgccgtggctcaataggctaatcctccaccttgcggcgccggcacaccgggttctagtcccggtcggggcgccggattctgtcccggttgcccctcttccaggccagctctctgctatggccagggagtgcagtggaggatggcccaggtgcttgggccctgcacccgatgggagaccaggaaaagcacctggctcctggctcctgccatcggatcagcgcggtgcgccggctgcagcggcggccattggagggtgaaccaacggcaaaggaagacctttctctctctgtctctctctctcactgtccactctgcctgtcaaaaataaaaaaaaaataaaaaataaaaaaaaaagttaaagcccAAAGCACCTGTCGGCTGACCTCAGTGAACATGCCAAGTCCCTGGCAGCACATCTTGTGATGACGACACACCATGGGGGTCAGTTCTCTTAATGGAAACCAAGATAATCTAACtactgagggctgaacagattccagGGTATACAAACACATGAACTGTGCACTATGTTTATTTCTGTAACAAACAAGGTGGCTGTCACAGGACCCCTTACAGAGGAcagaaaataatagcaaaaatgtTGGTAATTAGTACTTAAATCACTTTTAATAAGCCATAAAATTGCAttaaaaatgttaggaaaaaaaaaaatgttattatgCAGGATGGAAATCCCTAGGGGAGGATAATTTGTTATCTAATTAGCCTTCCACCTATGGCACTCACAACAGAATGCCAAACTGTATAAAATTCACAATATAGTACACACAAGGCTATCTAAATATCCCTGTCTTAGGACTTATTTCTTGGTACCCTGATCATATTTTTTTCACACTAAAAAACAGAATTACACTCTAttaccatttaattttttctccaatgtttttctggaaatttgGAACAGAATTTCCCGTAAAATACTTCCGATGCGGcctatgctgtggcacagtgggctaagcctctgcctgtggtgctgacatcccacataggtgctggttcgtgttcgggttgctcctcttccaactctctgctaccacctgggaaagcagtgcagtggcccaagtgcttggacccctgcagctacgtgggagacccagaagaagctcctggattcggattggctccgctccagctgttgcagccatttggagaatcaatgaacggaagacctttctctgtctctccttccctctaactcctttcaaataaataaaatcttaaaataatttctaaaagaaattttTGAGGGAAATTTTCCAATtacaataatacatatttttagagTAAACCTTGTGATACTTTACGGAGTGACTCTTTCTACTATTACTTAATTTATTCACAGACCATCCATATACTATTTTTCCTCCCcatggaagtctttttttttttttttggacaggcagagtggacagtgagagagagagacagagagaaaggtcttcctttgccgttggttcaccctccaatggccgccgcggccggcgcgctgaggccggcgctccgcgctgatccgatggcaggagccaggtacttatcctggtctcccatggggtgcagggcccaagcacctgggccatcctccactgcactccctggccacagcagacagctggcctggaagaggggcaaccaggacagaatccggcgccccgaccgggactagaacctggtgtgccggcgccgctaggtggaggattagcctagtgagctgcggcgccggccggaagtcTGTCATTTTTAGAATTTCCATAATATAAACATGGGTCGTCTAAGATATGAGCTTCTGTAAAAAAATGTTAacaagaggccggcactgtggtatagtgggtaaagccgccacctgtggcacccgcaCCCCACATGGGTACCATTTAGGttccagcggctccacttcccatccagctccatgctaatgcacctggggaaggagtggaaggtggtccaagtgcttgggctcctgcatccctgagggagacccagaagaagctcctggcttccagcttcggatcagcccagttctggtagctgcagccatctgtggagtgaaccaacagatggaagacctttctctgtctctccctctgtctgtaactctacctctcaaataaaatctttttaaaaaattaacactttTGATAATCCTGCCATTTACTGGCTCTCAGTAAAATCCTAACGTTTAATAAATCATGAATTTCAAAGGAGTAAATTATATCTTCATTTACCCCATGGTTTcctctttgttatttttatgtaattaataAAATGACCAACATCCATTACACTCAGATGTTTCCTCACTTctataactgtttttaaaaagtgtgactTGTTGCTGGCTGAAGCTTTCATATGGAGGCTGAATTCAGAGCTCCTCTACTTTCTGCTTTGAGTGTGTGCCCGTGAGTATGTAAACACCAGCTGCGAATGCCTCTGTATTCTGTTCAGTGTGCAGTGATTCCAGCTCCAGTTTCTCTTTCACACTATCTTGCTTGCATCTTCTGTGACACGACTTGCGAGAGGAAGTTCTTAACATGTGAGTCCTCAATGTGTTTCTCATCTGCATGAGTCTTCTGACGCATAATGAGCTGTGATTTCCAACAAAAGGCTTCACCGCATTCAGTGCATTTACAgggtctctcctgtgtgtgttctCTGGTTTGCACTAAGGATTGATTTCTGAGAAAAGAGTTTTCCACATTCGTTACATCCATAGGGTTTCTCTCCTGAATGAGTTCTCTGATGTACAATGAGCTGACATTTCCTAAGGAAGGCTTTTTGGCACTCACTGCATCCATGGGGTTTCTCCCTCATGTGTGTCCTCTGGTGTACAAGGAGCTGTAGTTTCCCACTGAATGGCTTCTCACAGTGACTGCACTTATAAAGGTTTTCCCCTGTATGAGTTCACTCATGGACAACGAGTAGTGACCTCCAAATGAAGGTCTTCCCACACTGACTGCATTCGTGCGGTTTCTCCCCCGAGTGTGTTCTCATGTGTACGATGAGGTAGAACCTGCTGCTAAAGGCTTTTCCGCATTCACTGCACCCGAAAGGTTTTTCTCCTGCATGAGTTCGCTGATGTGAAATGAGCTGGTCTTTCCTATTAAAGGCGTTCCCACATCCATTGCATTCACAGGGATTCTCTCCTGTGTGCGTTCTCTGATGCACAGTGAGTTGTGAATTGAAACGGAAGGATTTCCCACACTCACTGCATCCGTGTGGTTTCTCTCCCATGTGCATTCTCTTAGGTATGATGaggcaggacttgctcctgaggGCCTTTCCACATTCGCTGCATCATATGGTTTCTCccgtgtgacttctctgatggaCGACGAGCTGAGACTTCAACTAAAGGCTTTCCACACTGACTGCATCCATAGGGCTTTACTCCAGTGTGAGCTCCCTGATGCACGATGAGCTGCGACTTGAATGTAAAGGCATTTCCACACGGAATGCAACCATATCGTTTCTCCCCGTATGAGTTCTTTGGTGTACACTAAGGTTTGACTTGGTATTAAAGGCCTTCTGACATTCATTACACCCATCCGGTTCCCTCCTGTATGAGTTCTCTGATGTACAGCAAGCTGTGATTTCAAACCAAAAGTTATCCCACAGGCACTACATTCATAAGGCCTTTCCCCTGCATGAGTTCTCTGATGTGAGATGAGCTGGTATTTACGTCTGAACGCACTCCCACATTCGTGGCATTCATAGGggttctctcctgtgtgaatccTCCGATGTGTAACAAGTTGTGAATTAAAACCAAAGACTTTCCCACAATCACTGCATTCGTGAAGCTTCTCTCCCGTTTGAGTCTTCTATGTACAACGAGGTATGACTTGCTCCTGAAGGCTTTGCTGCACTCGCTGCACACATAGGGTGTGTCCCcggtgtgacttctctgatgtaTAACAAGCTGTGACTTCACACTGAATGCTTTTCCACACTGAAGACACGCATAGGGCTTTACTCCTGTATGAACACCCTGGTGTACAATAAGC
The sequence above is drawn from the Oryctolagus cuniculus chromosome 21, mOryCun1.1, whole genome shotgun sequence genome and encodes:
- the ZNF268 gene encoding LOW QUALITY PROTEIN: zinc finger protein 268 (The sequence of the model RefSeq protein was modified relative to this genomic sequence to represent the inferred CDS: inserted 10 bases in 7 codons; substituted 3 bases at 3 genomic stop codons) — encoded protein: MGLRCGRGRQAHTTCTRVRTASVWVPPLQEQGALCDRIRKLQGQECILGRGTSGRKPFPGVPRERQQSHTTEQVLEWLFVSQEQLKINKSWGPLSXVAVFVGFTWEEEKLLDPAQKHLXGSVMLENYSLLVSLGYQHAIANVILQLERGEDLWMMQPRSQVRASSCANEAWEIDEHLENQDKLRSVAKSLECTAFGKLCSSTDYIYSRQNPHKSGLNXKSLKDNIDFTANYDGKNANGFPVHGESFSHSKHEQTFIGIKYCESNGSGRTVNKKSQLTCQHMFRGEKLLDCSYCKKAFGSKSRLPVRQQAHRQENPCDCCECGKVCSRRDQLLSHQRTHLGQKSCGCDECGKAFDLKSQLIIHQIIHSGEKPYECCECWKAFSTKSNLMVHQRTHTREKPYSCGECGKAFMFKSQLIVHQGVHTGVKPYACLQCGKAFSVKSQLVIHQRSHTGDTPYVCSECSKAFRSKSYLVVHXKTQTGEKLHECSDCGKVFGFNSQLVTHRRIHTGENPYECHECGSAFRRKYQLISHQRTHAGERPYECSACGITFGLKSQLAVHQRTHTGXEPDGCNECQKAFNTKSNLSVHQRTHXGEKRYGCIPCGNAFTFKSQLIVHQGAHTGVKPYGCSQCGKPLXLKSQLVVHQRSHTGETIXCSECGKALRSKSCLIIPKRMHMGEKPHGCSECGKSFRFNSQLTVHQRTHTGENPCECNGCGNAFNRKDQLISHQRTHAGEKPFGCSECGKAFSSRFYLIVHMRTHSGEKPHECSQCGKTFIWRSLLVVHEXTHTGENLYKCSHCEKPFSGKLQLLVHQRTHMREKPHGCSECQKAFLRKCQLIVHQRTHSGEKPYGCNECGKLFSQKSILSANQRTHTGEXPCKCTECGEAFCWKSQLIMRQKTHADEKHIEDSHVKNFLSQVVSQKMQAR